A window of Geothrix edaphica genomic DNA:
GATTATCGCCGTCGTGGTAGATTGCCCGCCTAGCCTGCCGCTTTCCTCCGGGAGCCAGCCATGCCATTCAAGGCGGACGTCATCGCGACGACCCTCCACGCGCCCCTCGCGAACGTGGAGCAGAACTGGCCGCTGGTGGTGGACGCGCTGGCCGCCCTCAAGATCCAGGACCCGGCCACGGAGATGGCCGCCGTGGCGACCATCGGGGCTGAGAGTTACCTCTTCGCGCCGGAGCGGGAACAGGGCAGTGAGGCGTATTTCCGGCGCATGTACGAGTTCAAGCGCGCCTTGGGCAACACGGAACCCGGTGACGGCGCCAGATACTGCGGCCGGGGCTTCATCCCGGTACTCGGTCGGGCCGAGTACGCGCGCTTCGGCAAGCTGGTCGGTGTGGACCTGGTGGAGGATCCGGACCGGGCGCTGGAGCCGGCCCTGGCCGCCCGCATCCTGGCCTACGACTTTATGCTCAAGGAAGTGCCCAAGGCCGCGGCCGAGGGGGACTGGGTGAAGGTCCGCCGCCTGGTCCGCGGCGACCTCACCGGGTGGAAGCGGTTCAACGGGATCCTCATCCCCCTGCTGAGGCTGCAGTCCGAGCAGGGGTGAGCATCCACACTTTGGTGCGCCCGACCAGACTCGAACTGGTACTCCGTTGCCGGAAGCGGATTTTAAGTCCGCAGCGTCTGCCATTCCGCCACGGGCGCGCCGCTCCAGCCTAACGGGGCATGGCCGTCCGTGATAGCGTCGAGCCATGAGGACCTGTTCCGCCGCGCTGGTGCTGGTGATCCTGCCCGCCTCCCTGTCCGCGCAGGTCCGGGATCTGCGGGCGTTCTACCGGGAGCGCTGCGCGACCTGCCACGGGGCCGATGGCTCCGGCCGCGGACTCAACGGGGCGCGTCTGGGAGGGCGGAACCTCGCCGATGGCCGTTGGCTGGCCAGGCAGGAGGAGGATGCCCTGGTGGCCTCCATCCTGAAGGGCCG
This region includes:
- a CDS encoding c-type cytochrome, which encodes MRTCSAALVLVILPASLSAQVRDLRAFYRERCATCHGADGSGRGLNGARLGGRNLADGRWLARQEEDALVASILKGRGAMPGFARQLTEGEARRLVVETLAPQAGRKKP